A segment of the Capnocytophaga sp. ARDL2 genome:
CAAGCACTTCATACACCAGAAGAGGTAGAAACAGCATTGGCAAAAGAAGGGACTACTTTGGTTGTAGTAAACTCAGTTTGTGGTTGTGCTGCAAGAAATGCAAGACCAGGTGCCATTATGAGTTTGAACAATGCTAAAAAACCAAATCATATCGTAACCGTTTTTGCAGGTGTTGATAGAGAGGCAGTTGATGCTGCAAGAGAAAAAATGTTTCCATTTCCACCGTCATCGCCTTCTATGGCTTTGTTTAAAGATGGAGAGTTGGTACACATGTTAGAGAGACATCATATCGAA
Coding sequences within it:
- a CDS encoding BrxA/BrxB family bacilliredoxin, which gives rise to MYPQEIVIPMQEELTSAGFQALHTPEEVETALAKEGTTLVVVNSVCGCAARNARPGAIMSLNNAKKPNHIVTVFAGVDREAVDAAREKMFPFPPSSPSMALFKDGELVHMLERHHIEGHSADIISENLKGAYDEFC